The window CCGGAACTTCCTATGAACAGTGTAATACTGAAAAGGTTTACAAAGCAATAGATCTTCAGACCAACGATCTCCCTAGTTATAATTTTGCTATATCATTTAAGATGCTGATCTAATTTAATTAAGCTAGGTGTAGACACTAAATAATCTAATTCTCCATAAGCCTTCTGATATCTTCTTACTTGGTATTGGAGATTGTATAACTTGTTACCTATCATTTTCATCAGAATCAACAAACATATTATTTCAGCACCGAAAAGCAGATCATAGTTTGGAAAAATATGGTGCACCTCATTAAATGACTGTTTTCATGCTACAAACCCTTTCTCACCATCCAAAATCCAGTTATATATGGACACTTCATACTCGATTAAGCATAATTAATAATTCCAtgcgaaaaaaaaattattttcatcatAATCCTTCCTCATATCTAGTGTTGTTCTCCTAAGTACAAATTATACATACCAATTGAGCGTGACATAGCAAGAACACCAAACACACGGTGTCCATTCCATTGTATGACCTTGCCTCCCTCTGCTTCAATCCTTTTGTACTCGTCTTCTCTGTTTGGCTgaagcattattttttttttttaacaaaaaaaaaatcaatttcttgtttctgaaataaactagaaaaatatgcaCCACCAAGATAACAAACACATGCCTTACTTTATGATCCACCGATAGTGGCACAGGCTGTTTAGCACGACAAAGGACAGCCCTTGAATCCCCACAGTTTGCAATGATGATGTGCGAAGAACAGATAACAGCAACCACAGCTGTTGATCCGACGGTTTCCAGGGCAGTAGATTCTGATGGCGCACCTGCACCAGCCCCACCTCCGACATTCCCTCTACTCACTTTGCCTCCTACCTCATCGTCAACTTTCTGAAAGCAATCAATGAATACTCTCTCCCACTGCTTCTTCCAAGCATCCCCGCTTGCTCCTCCCAAACCTTCAGCTACATTTCTCAGCTCCTCTACCAAGGCCAGATGAACTCGATCACGACAGTAGTTAGCAACCTAAAATCAGAGAAAAGCTTCAAATCAATATGACATCacaaaacaaagaaacaaataaataaactgtGAACTGAGTGAAAGAAAAAATGGATCACCTGGGCACCACCATGACCATCGTAAACTCCGAAGAAATGGGCAGTCAAGCTAACCAAACATGGATCCAGCCCATCCACAACACCATCAGCAGTCAGCATTCGGAGCGGGATGTCAAAGAACCGAGGCGCCGCCGCCACGGCGTCTTCCATCTCCGGCCTCCGCCCGCAGATGGATACGCAGCCCCAGAGCGGCACGTAATTTGTCAAGAACACACTCCGCCCACCACCACTTCCCCGACGCGCTGCTGGTTCAGCAACCGCCGGCGGCACCCCCGCAGCGAAAGTAGGCACTGCCGCGATATGCACACATGGGGCAGGGCTCTCGAAAGACGGGTCCAGAGTCGACAACTCATCGGTGGCACTGGCgatgctgctgctgccgctgATCGAGCTTCCCAACGGATGGCTCCGGCCCAACAGACACCGAATCCTCTTCATCACTCCCAACAGATCGGATCGTCCCAACCTCAGGCTCCTCCTCCATCTCCTCCACTTGCTTGGCCGCGGGCGCATGGTCAGCATCGGTAGCCATCGGATCGGAGAGCAGCAGGGTCGCAGCGTCTGATATCAGCCGAAGGCGCGCGACGTCCATCGGGTTTTCCCGGAGCGAATTGCCCGTCCTAAATGGCAGAGCAGCCGCCGGAGGCATCTCCTCCATCGATCGGCTCCTCCCCCGTCGAACTATCGCTGCGATAAAAGgcaacggcggcggcggcggcggcacaaCCGGCACCAGTCCTCGTGGACCTCAGAAGTCACACATCTCGTTATTGCTCCGCAACGCCcccctccgcctcctcttcATCGCTCTCCAAGGTTCACCGGCCGCAGGTTCACGGGTTTCGCCACCCTTTTGACAGCCGACCCCGATAGAGAAACTATTCAAGGATGAGAAGAATCCCAGAGTAGCCTAGAAAACGCCCCAGGCTTCACCTCCCTTTGGAATTATGTTCGCACTGTCTTTGAGGCAGGGAATTTGTTGGGTGGAAAAAATGAGGGGAAATGGTGGGGGGATTTGGAGGCCTTTTGCTGCCCGGGTTCCCTGGATCTCAAGGAACTCGTAATAGCCTCTCCAAATATATAGGCGGCAGTTCCCCAAGCTCCCTTTTATGCCATGACCTGTCGCAAAAATACAacgaaataaattggttcagaCGGACGAAGAAAGGAGATGAAACGAAACTTCACTCATTACATATCCTCTGCATGGACAATAGTCAGAAAAGAATTGTTTGTTTATGAGTTCATGTCCGCGTTTCAAGAACTCTACAAAAAGatgaaagaagaaggaggaagaaagcaaCTTCCACTCCAAAGAAACAGCcacagaaaaagagagagagagagagagagctggggGGAAATGAGAAAGGCGATGACCGGAAGCACCGAAGCTGGAGAGGggaaggagaaaaagagagacagGTGTCGGATGATGACGCCATCACCGAAGACATCGACCAGCCGTTTTTTTCGCCAAACGGCTTCCTTGCAAGATGTGGACACGTTTCGTGTTCGTATTGGCGGATAAGGCATGGTCGGTCCGGCCGGACAAGAAATTAGTGGCTGAGAGGGAAGAGCAGGGGCGGCCGCGGGGACGGGAACGAGGCGATTCGCGGTGTTTCATGCGGAAATCACGAGAATACCCTGGTCTGACCCAGGTTAGGACCTGGGTGCGGACCGGAAGCCTAGATCGCCGCCTTGACGTCATCGCGAGCATCCGATGATTGAACCTTGATGCCTCCTTGTTCGCGGATCATGTCTCGTGCCGGTATCAATACCGAACACGTGGCCGGCTACTGAGCGCGTGATTCGATGCGTTCTTTAATACCCGGAGGAATCGGATCCTGAGTTTGAGACGTCTTTAAGCTGAAAATTGCGTCAACAAATTGGCTCAAATCTAAACGGCATGATTAATTTTACCAGTAATCGGATGCCATCGTTTGATCTCGTGTTCCTCTTTGGGCGGATGACGTACCTACCAGTTGACCTGATGACCTGAGGTTGGTATATTAATTTAAACATCTATAAGGTGACGTAACAAGTCTGCAACAAGTTTGCATCATAGTAAATATCCCCTACTCTTCCTTGACTCGTCTGACCGTCCGTCGATTAGGACCATTATTTGAGTTTGAGACGTCTTTAAGCTGAAATTTGGATCAACCAATTGGCTTAAATCTCAACGGCATTTGATTGTTTGATCtcaacatataaaaaaaatttgaaaaacaatGTACCCCTGCAGACTCTAGACACGTATTTCCCAAAAGTCCAAAATATTTTATTGGAGCGatcaatcagaaaaaaaaaacattcagtTTGCAGCTTCATTTATGTTCCGGTAAAAATGCTTCGTTCTAAAAAAGATATATTCTTTTGCCGGGCGCAAAATATTTGGCACAGAGGGATGCAGCATCGTCAGCGAATGATCCTCCATCAAGATGGCATCGTTCCTCAAAATATGCTGTATTTGAGAGACCGAATCAGGTGGCCCTCAGTTCTGCCCCAAATACTGGGCCGGTGAAGATCTCCGGTCTGAATCCGGGCCTCTAATAGTCACTGAGCGTGTTTTTCCATGGAATCCGGTGGACTAGCAACGgccgaagagagagaagaacatGCGACGGCATGTGTTTCCGTGGCCAGAGCGAAAAGGACGGCGGATTCGGACCACCTACCGAAGGCCACGCGTCCCCCCGACAGGCTGTCCCAGCCGACGCGTCGCGTCCCCCACCTTACGCTCAAACAAAACCGGTGCTACGTGTCGCGTTAATATACATGACTCGTGAGACACGGGCATCTCTTTAGATGTACGACGCCTCAAAAATATCCAGCAACCGGGCTTGATATTTTAACAGAAAGAATTGTGCCGTCATTGATTCGTTTTGGCCCGGTGTCAAGTTCTCTTTTGTGTTTCTTTTCTGTGAACTGTGGAATGGAGATGTTGTTGGTGCACAATAAGTGTGTGGGGTCTCAAATTTGATGATGGAAAGGGAAGAAGACAGGAAAGAGAGAGGTGCATGACAACTAATATTGAGGCTGAtgcagaggaggagggaggggtgGACTCATATCAAGGATATGGGAAGAGAATCAGAAAAAGACAGGGGAAAAGATTGATTTGATACCATGAGAATGAGTTATGAAAAAAAGGTGGATGATCTGAATGTAGCTTAGTGTAAGACTTTTAGGGGACGAATGATTGATCTTAGGAAGATGAGCAATTGGTGATGACTGATGAGACTGTGATTTTGGTTTTGTTGCACTCAACGACTTTGTCCGCCATATTCAACATCTTCGTGCAGGAAGAGACAATAAAAAAATTGACTTCAGAAAAGATGCAACAAGCAAGATAAAGTAATTTAAACAGAATCAGAAAAGATGCATGAGGAGCCATGCGAATTAATAAGAAATGGCTTccgaagctttttttttttttttttggccattGGTTTTTCAATCTCTGGAAAACTGAGAATTTTTTGGTACTTACTCCTGTATGTAGTTCCATTCACCTTCTTCCAGTTTCAGAGAGACCAAGTCAGATTTGTTTCACAAAAATATACAAGTAAAAAAATGTGCTTCACCATGTTGGAGATCACAAGAGATTAAACATTGCAGGATCAGGTTCGCAACATACTAATCTTGGGTTATTATGGTACGTGGCTGTAAGAATTGGACAGACAATAGATTCAAATTAGGCCGAGTTCAGTAGAATTCTAGTTCATTGGACAGGACACTAATTAATCTTGATTGGCCATGTAGGAGCTCAAGAGCACAGAAGTGCTTCTAATATAGATGGCTGGGAACGCCCAATTAAAATACCCAACCAAATTAGATACTAGATGATCATGTGTTGAAGAAGTCTGTATAGTTTGATATTTAGACCTGTTCATGGATCTCCAATCCATAGCAGTAGAGCACCAAGTGATGAAGGAAAGAATATAAATAGGATCTTGCATCATATGGTATTCCATTCCATTCAAGATATAGAAAGTCCTTGAACCAAAATAATAGAGtacatttctttttaatttgatgTAAAGGGGAGGCAGAAAGGCGCCACTCGGCTTTTATTGAAGATTAATCATATTTACAACACGGATGAGGGGCAGAAATGAGTTACATTGTCAAGAGAGGAGAGAACAGATGCGAGAAAAGGAATCtaaatggttctaaaccaaGTATCTCATAATCAGTGGAGGAAAGAACCTCATCCAGACCAATACGCAGGAACATTTATTACCTAAAAGTTTCAAGCAATTTCACAAAGATTTTAAGGAAAAAATACCAAAATCTAGAATGGCCACAAGCTCCAAATTTCAAAGAAGCTTGAGAAAGTTTTTGACATAAGGAATAACCGATTTTCCACCACCAATTTCCATGTTTGGTACCTCCTCTGGagcataatataatacaatctgCTGGAAAGCATAAGATGACGAACAGGAGCTGTAGCTAAAGGAGACAAAGTTGCAATCCTTCAATCATTAAAGAGGCTGATTGCGTTCCAGGACTGCATGATAGTTGAAGAGTAAGCATGACATAATATGCTCCAATCATATTTGACGTCCAAGAGAATATCTCAGAGAAGATGTAGCTAGCTGAAATCTCCATCATATGCAACCAATGACAGAACCATACTGCAAAGGAAGAACATGATCCTCTGCTAGAGCAATCTAAGAGCATTCCCtgacaataaaaaataaaaa of the Phoenix dactylifera cultivar Barhee BC4 unplaced genomic scaffold, palm_55x_up_171113_PBpolish2nd_filt_p 001519F, whole genome shotgun sequence genome contains:
- the LOC103721042 gene encoding probable protein phosphatase 2C 6, coding for MLTMRPRPSKWRRWRRSLRLGRSDLLGVMKRIRCLLGRSHPLGSSISGSSSIASATDELSTLDPSFESPAPCVHIAAVPTFAAGVPPAVAEPAARRGSGGGRSVFLTNYVPLWGCVSICGRRPEMEDAVAAAPRFFDIPLRMLTADGVVDGLDPCLVSLTAHFFGVYDGHGGAQVANYCRDRVHLALVEELRNVAEGLGGASGDAWKKQWERVFIDCFQKVDDEVGGKVSRGNVGGGAGAGAPSESTALETVGSTAVVAVICSSHIIIANCGDSRAVLCRAKQPVPLSVDHKPNREDEYKRIEAEGGKVIQWNGHRVFGVLAMSRSIGDQYLKPWIIPVPEVTIVPRTKEDDCLILASDGLWDVMSNEEVCEVARKRILHWHKRNGVTSSPTHRGEKADPAAQAAADCLSKHALQKGSKDNITVIVVDLKAQRKFKTKT